Proteins from one Fragaria vesca subsp. vesca linkage group LG6, FraVesHawaii_1.0, whole genome shotgun sequence genomic window:
- the LOC101301988 gene encoding polyphenol oxidase, chloroplastic-like — MASLSSPLVTKTTIPTSNSLSSLSQNSSHISLVQNSKPSFIRSSRIICKCTSSNQNPSDEHKHSHQTNLDRRNVLIGLGGLYGVGLGSADPFAFAKPVAPPDLSKCGAADLPPGATPINCCPPISDKIVDFTFPSSSPLRVRPAAHAVDQAYIDKYSKAIELMKALPDSDPRSFSQQADIHCAYCDGAYDQVGFPDLELQIHQSWLFYPFHRYYLYFYEKILGKLIDDPTFALPFWNWDSPPGMKLPALFADPKSPLYNELRNANHQPPTLLDLDWNLTDTPTTEADQISSNLKIMYRQMVSNAKKQQLFFGTAYRAGTDPSPGSGSIESTPHGPVHVWTGDNTQPNYEDMGNFYSAARDPIFFSHHSNVDRMWSVWKTLGATNKDITDPDWLDTGFLFYDENAQLVRVKVRDCLDSKKLGYVYQDVDIPWLTSKPTPRRSKLAKTAKAVGVARAATSGPKVVGRGDFPIKLDSKISTVVKRPKQKKRSKKEKEDEEEILVIGGIEFEKDTAVKFDVYVNDLEDDDEPGKPDDSEFAGSFVNVPHKHKDKKKKKTKSCLRLGLTDLLEDLGAEDDESVVVTLVPRYGTKSLKIDTIKIEFLAD; from the coding sequence ATGGCTTCTCTATCATCTCCACTAGTCACCAAAACAACCATTCCCACTTCAAATTCCCTCTCATCCCTCTCTCAGAACAGTTCCCACATTTCCTTAGTCCAGAACTCTAAGCCTTCCTTCATACGTAGTAGCAGGATCATATGCAAATGCACAAGCAGTAATCAAAACCCTAGCGATGAACATAAACATTCTCATCAAACAAACCTAGACCGGAGAAATGTGCTCATTGGGCTGGGAGGTTTATACGGAGTTGGTCTTGGCAGCGCCGACCCTTTCGCCTTTGCGAAGCCGGTGGCGCCACCAGACTTATCCAAGTGCGGAGCAGCAGATTTACCACCCGGTGCTACACCAATAAATTGCTGCCCACCAATATCTGACAAGATAGTCGATTTCACCTTCCCTTCCTCCTCTCCTCTCCGCGTCAGACCCGCAGCTCACGCCGTCGATCAAGCCTACATCGACAAATACTCCAAGGCCATTGAGCTCATGAAAGCCCTCCCCGACTCCGATCCACGCAGCTTTTCGCAACAAGCCGATATTCACTGCGCTTACTGCGACGGCGCTTATGATCAAGTCGGTTTTCCTGACCTCGAGCTTCAAATCCACCAGTCATGGCTCTTCTACCCCTTCCACAGATACTACTTATACTTCTACGAGAAAATACTCGGAAAACTCATCGACGACCCCACTTTCGCCTTGCCATTTTGGAACTGGGACTCTCCTCCGGGGATGAAGCTGCCAGCCCTATTCGCAGACCCAAAATCGCCGCTCTACAACGAGCTCCGAAACGCTAACCACCAGCCTCCGACGCTCCTCGACTTAGACTGGAACCTCACCGACACGCCGACGACCGAGGCTGATCAAATATCGAGCAATCTGAAGATCATGTACAGGCAGATGGTGTCCAACGCCAAGAAGCAGCAGCTCTTCTTTGGAACAGCTTATAGGGCTGGCACCGATCCATCTCCGGGTTCCGGCTCAATCGAGTCAACTCCTCACGGACCTGTCCACGTATGGACCGGTGATAACACGCAACCTAACTACGAGGACATGGGGAACTTCTACTCTGCAGCTAGAGACCCTATTTTCTTCTCACATCATTCTAACGTTGATAGGATGTGGAGTGTATGGAAAACTTTGGGTGCTACTAATAAGGATATTACAGATCCAGATTGGTTGGACACAGGGTTTCTATTTTACGACGAGAATGCGCAACTAGTGCGCGTGAAGGTACGCGACTGCCTTGACTCCAAAAAGCTAGGGTATGTGTATCAAGACGTGGACATTCCATGGTTGACGTCCAAGCCAACACCGCGTAGGTCGAAGCTTGCGAAAACAGCTAAGGCAGTTGGGGTGGCGCGTGCAGCGACGTCCGGACCAAAGGTCGTAGGGAGAGGCGATTTTCCCATAAAGTTGGACTCGAAGATTAGTACGGTGGTAAAGAGACCGAAGCAGAAGAAGAGGAGCAAGAAGGAGAAGGAGGACGAGGAGGAGATACTAGTGATCGGAGGGATCGAATTCGAGAAAGACACGGCAGTGAAGTTTGATGTTTACGTGAATGACTTGGAAGACGATGATGAGCCGGGGAAGCCCGACGACAGTGAGTTTGCGGGGAGCTTTGTGAACGTGCCCCACAAGCATAAGGACAAGAAGAAGAAGAAGACCAAGAGTTGCCTGAGGTTGGGATTAACGGACTTGCTGGAGGATTTGGGGGCTGAAGATGATGAGAGTGTGGTGGTGACTTTGGTGCCGAGGTATGGGACTAAGTCTCTCAAGATTGACACTATCAAAATTGAGTTTCTTGCTGATTAA
- the LOC101311590 gene encoding uncharacterized protein LOC101311590 produces MNQNQNLHERVNVGLQGFRAALELLAESLQMIADGVNHLEAEPLHGANIDINQPVTLAAIRACMGSIEQSGIRIRGAVDDINFFIPTQPDVRPNFPAQIRVITVAMRMMGSSALAIHGFVVHNSFGRRETLGGVYYRIQLGLAHLNMALLEFQTNITILRSLEPQGFIWDDLHYDYDRDVVQ; encoded by the exons ATGAACCAAAACCAAAACCTTCACGAGAGAGTCAATGTCGGGTTGCAAGGGTTCCGGGCCGCCCTGGAACTACTAGCGGAGTCGCTGCAGATGATCGCTGACGGCGTGAATCATCTTGAAGCCGAACCGCTTCACGGAGCCAACATCGACATCAATCAGCCGGTGACTTTGGCCGCGATTCGTGCCTGTATGGGCTCCATTGAGCAGTCGGGGATCAGAATCCGAGGCGCCGTGGATGATATCAACTTTTTCATCCCAACCCAACCGGACGTCCGCCCAAACTTTCCGGCGCAGATTCGGGTGATCACCGTCGCAATGAGAATGATGGGCTCGTCGGCGTTGGCCATCCACGGTTTTGTGGTGCATAATTCCTTCGGTCGCCGCGAAACACTAGGCGGCGTATACTACCGGATTCAACTTGGATTGGCTCACCTCAATATGGCATTGCTTGAGTTTCAAACAAACATTACCATTCTCCGCAGCCTCGAACCTCAGGG GTTTATCTGGGATGATCTTCACTATGATTATGATCGCGATGTTGTGCAATAG